atccaCCTCCAGGTGGATTAACACCTGCTGAGCAATGCAGACAGCCATACCTCTGAGCAAGAGCTCAAACGATTGaggtctccccacctccccccatttcctttttctctgggtCCTGGTAGAGTGGAAATGGAAAGAGTGTATGTTTTTCCCAACACTTTCTCAAAGTGTTTCCAAAACGGCCACCTCTGACAAATGCACCGTGTTTCAGATGGGGAATTTACCCATGAGACTGGAAACCCCAACCGCTGGCTCCCGCGAGTGGGTGTAGCGGTGAGGACTCCagcgggggaggcggggggcggcGAGGAGAGCCATTGCAGCAGCTCCTCGGGGCGGGGACCCGCCGCGCCTCCTAGGCTTCCAGCTCCTTTAGCGAGAACCCTCGGGCTTTCCAGCTGAGGCCGGCCATCCCGCGCGGCAGGGAGCGACGATGGAGAGGCTGGTGAGCCGGGCCGGGCGGGACGCGGGACGCGGGACGGCGGGCGCGGGGTGGGCGATGCGGCGCGCGTGGCCCCGGGCTGGCGGCGGGCAGAGCTGTCCGTGGCTTCGGTGTCTGTCGGCGCTGGCCCCGCGACGCTTCACCTGGGGAGGAGCGGATTTTGCCTCCGGAAGGGAGGTCTTCAGGCAGTTCCTGGCGGCCCGGGTCCCTGTCCCAGTGTCCTGGAAAAAGGATGCTGCCGGGAGACGCTTCTCCCGGGCTCTTTCGGAGGGGAGCTGGGCGGGGAGGCGCGCTGGCGGCCGGCGGGCCCTCTGGGCAGTCCGGCGGCCTGGCTTACTGGCCGGGGCTCGAGGGCGGCAGAGCACGTTCTGTTGTACCCTGTCCCAAGGAGGGGATGGCGGTGCTGTTCTGGCTCCGTCGTGGCA
This genomic stretch from Acinonyx jubatus isolate Ajub_Pintada_27869175 chromosome C2, VMU_Ajub_asm_v1.0, whole genome shotgun sequence harbors:
- the LOC128315177 gene encoding caskin-1-like — protein: MPNDWLCGVASKLHLKKITLRLSRQILYGSQDKGTGGWKKRPVYPRRERAPPERASPESCSPTPALGATTEPEQHRHPLLGTGYNRTCSAALEPRPVSQAAGLPRGPAGRQRASPPSSPPKEPGRSVSRQHPFSRTLGQGPGPPGTA